CAACATTTCACAAAGAATATTATACCAATTCAAATTTATTGGACACGTGAAACAAAGAATACTCTCTTACATTTCTTCTATAGGAATTGTAGATAACCTGTTTAGATGTATATTCATTTGGCAACAAAACCCAAGGCCTTATTGAATCGaaatcatttcatttctttATCTACCTGGCAcacaaaaatttcaattaataatcaACTGCttcacaaatcaaataaaagaaTTTGGACTAGCGTACGGTCGGAACAATTCCGGGAGACTTTCAGCTTTTCCGACCAAACAATAGAAGCTTTCTGAATCCCTTGGAgattttaggggaggtttcaCCATTGTTCCACTTTTTACGGCTGTGGTATTCAGGGCTTGTGTCACATTTCTGTGGTGGGGTTGAGACTTCAGACACAGAAACCTTGGGCAAGACAGGAAAATTTTCACTCACCATAATATCCTCCATAACGTCTGAAGCAGTGGAAGGTAGTTCATAACCGCTCATTTCAGGCTTTGATCCAGTATAATCGTTGGTCACCAGAGATGCCTTGGTTGTATCCTCAACATTAACACTCAAGGGTTCTGTTTGAGCAGAATGATTTTCAATCGGCACTGGCaagtctctctctctttcaGTTTTATCAATTGAAGAAATACTGTGCAACTCCTTAATATCTTCAGCTTCCTCGCGCAAACCACCTGGTGTAGCTTTCGGCCTGCTTTGCTTGTtttgcaatgatttcactgctGCCATATCATCACTTCCAGGAGCATCAGAAATAGAAGAATATTTATTGGAATCCTTTGCACCAGTTTTCTTATCTGAGAATatcaacttttcttgatttaCCTTCTTGTTCTGAGGTCCACTGTCCTTCATTGTTGCTTTTTTAGTTTGGCCTGCTTTTGATTCACTTGATGATCGCAGATCACTTGTCCGAGCAGCAGATAGGCGATCTATCGTGGAACTCCTGAAAACAGgcttgtgtaattttgttgtcTCCTGAGTTGAAGCCTGCACCTTAGTCTCCCCATTATTTGCAGACAATGTGGCTTTCTTGTTCTCCTTTGTGGTCATCCTTGAAGTTACTGCAGGGGACGCCTTGGTGGCACTTCTTTCAGCAATTCGTTTTTGGCGCTGAATGCGTAATTCTTCCATCTTCTTTCTATTCTCTTCTTCCTGCCAACGAGATGCAGAGAAGGTAAGAGGACATCGAAGAAAGTGGTGTGAATCATACAAATGCGTAAAATAGATTAAATGAGTAAAACACTATTGGATATAGTCTAATGAGCCCaaacaagtcattttacaaCCCTATACTAACTTCAATGTGCAAGGAGATGAGCTAATGCCAAGGAAAAGACTCTTTATACTTGTGATTACAAATTACAGGTACTGCATATCAAAAGGTAGTCGTAACTCTTGTTCTATGTGATTTCCATGGACTAATAAGGTTTGATGTTTACCTGATCAGTTTTGCTCCTGTGAACCATTGTTTTGCTTCTGGAAGGAGTGTTCCCAGATTTTGATAACAATTCTGATCTGCTCCTACTTAGTAATCCAGCTGTGGTTTTAGACCTGACTTGAGACTTACCAGTAGTGGTGTTAGTTGATTTAACATTTTGGAGCTTCTTAACATCAATAGAATCGTTTGTTTCAACATCAGACTGTTGTTTCACAGCTTCAGCTAATGAATTATCATTGTAGTCCATCTCTGGATTCCAAGGGGCAGCAACTTGCTCAGCTACCGAATGCCGTCCAAGCACCATATAGAGATCATCTGGTTCATAATCATTATTAGTTCTGATCTTATCTTGTGCATCATCAGGTCTGCTAGTATCATGTTGGTTTGCACCAGCCATATCTGCTTCCAGAAAAATATCAGTCTTTTGTTCGTCAATGGATGGCCCACCAACTGGCCCAGCTTGAATCATGAATGAGTCGTCAACGAGAACATCTTTATTGCTTTCCTTAATCTGCAAAGGCTCAACACCGTAGGCAGGAGTATTTTGACCATTAAACATCGTGTGATCTCCAGATATATCTGGTCGATTGCCAACAAACCAGTTTTCTTCTCTTTGGCTCTTCATGATGGATGATTCAGTTCCCCAGTCAGACAAAGTAGCTTGGCGATGTGCTTCTGAACCTACAAATCTCTGTGACAGTAATAATTCCTCATCTGCAGTTCCACTCTTTACTACAGCACGGACATTTTCCCCAGCATCAAAATTTGCCATATTTGGTATACCCTCATCAGCTACAGACCTTTTTCCCAACAGAAAAGCATCTGTTGCAATACCACGATTTCTTGGCACATCCTCTGCTACCACACTAAAGGACGAAAATTTTTGTCCCCCTGAGAACTTGTTGGTCATATACTCGTGATATTCTCCGGTGCTTTGGCTAGTGTCAATCGCTCTTGAATCTGAGTCTGCATCCTTCATAAGAAGACTCTGGAAAACATCCCACTCCTGAGTTCTCTTTTCTCCGTCAGTTATGGCTGCGGATATATTTTCAATGTCCCTATTAGCAAGACCATCTGTTTCATTGATGTGTTTTTTGATTCCATCCCGTTTTCTGTTCTTGCCTGATGTTGATTTGTGCCGTTTATCGAATGATCCAAGAGCTTCATCCACCTGCTGTTTAAGGGAATTAGCATCTATGAATCCATCCTCATCTGACGAATCAACTTCAGaattgctctctctttctccacTTCTTTTGGAAGTAATGTAGTTTATGTTGCGGATAACAACCTTCCGCGAAGAACTTTTTCCAGACTTCTTAGGCAACTGATCCAAGGAATGCCTTTTTCCATCATCCTCATAGTCCTCTGAATCACTTGCTGAGCTGGAGTAACTAGGCTCATTGCTATCACTATGCTTAGATGTACGCTCTTTTCTTCTATTTGAAAATTTGTCCTTGTTCTTGGAAACAGATTTACTTTTCCGATCATCATCTGCATGATGGCCCAAACCAGATTCTTCAGTACCTGAAGGCCATGGTCCATTTCCTGGAAAATATGACGGGGGAACCTGCATTCCGGGATAGAAGTAGCCTTGATATGGGGGAAACTGTTGGAATGCAGGACCTTGAAAATTATGCATGTACTGTGCCCATGGTGGTACTTGAGATGATTGTGCAAAAGTTGCTTTTGGCAAGCCATTATCTGCAAATACCAGGATGATCATTGGTGGTTGACGGTGACAGGATAGAACTAAATTGAGTTActgtaaaaataataatgttcatgaatttaaattttaatgtttgcaaaggaaaagaaaaaggatattTCAATGGTGCTTGAAATTGATACAGAAGTGATAATGCTATTGCTTTAACTAACACTTCTTTTGCCAGTACCCTGAAGGTGTGGCTATTTATTGCAAAAGCACATTGTGATAGTTCTGTGGCTTCTGTCTCATCTGGAGACAGACACTTTGGATGAAGTTGAGAAGAATTGGAGAAGCAAATATGTGGAAGCTTAAATAACATTTTCAGCCAGAAATTAAGATTCAGTCTAACTTCTTAGGTCATTGGACACTGTAAATTCAAGGTATTGTCTAACTGGGAGGAAGGCGTTACGTGTCTGATGCACTGGCTTTTGTATACATGCTTGTTGAACTGCCATGATCAAAATGGAGAATAAGAAGAGAGTGTGTTACAAGCTGTTCAGGTCTATTAATACTTACCCTATATAGAGAGGCATATCATAAATGATTTTACAGGTCCTTAGAATGCATTAAAGATGGATTTCTATGACAACAATGGGGTAAGCTGTCAAAGTTGCAAAACAGACAGATGTTTTACACTTTCTTTGAGCAGAAATAGAAGCAACGAAAACGAGATACAAGGAAGGAAGAGGATAGTAAATTAACTTCAGTTAACCGTCTATCCAAAACCATCAGACAGTCAGCAGTCAGCATTCTAAAGTTGATTTTGACCCCAGAAGTTAGATTCTTTTAAGTAGTAACAAGGAAAATGGGGAGTCAACTTTACCAGGATTAGTCTCTAAACTTCCAGGACTTGTGGTTGAGTCAGATGCTGGTGCATCTACTTGCCCATTCGGTTGTCTGCTGGAGAGAGCACCATCATTACCTTCACCAGCAATGATGATTCCAGATGTTCCCAAGTAAGAAAATTCTGGAGAGAAGGCCTGCATTGCTGCCACTTCATCCATCCAGATTCTATCGTCACTCTTTTTATTGCACAATTCCATGAAATTGTTACATGCTTCCCTGATGAAACCAGATATTAGAGTCATTCAGAGTaggagggagagagagacttgtgaattaattattttatggaGGAAACTTTTTTTGTTCAATAATCAAGCAGAAAATGCTTCTTGTATCTAGAAGCGAACACTTTACTCGATACAGTTTAAACGTTATCCTGTTCAAGGAATAAAAAAGGACATGTCAAAATAGATCTGCAACATGAGAAAGAGTCTTGCAGTTTACTCAAGTATCAGGATAACAATCTTTATAATATGTTTCACTAATAACCAAGAGACAAGAAGAAAATTGCTCATGGCAATGCAGAATTTTTAACTCAAAAAATGAATGTCTAGATTCTAAAGCAACTGGAGGTCAGGCTTCCTTTCGTTAATGTTATAAAAGTATAAATGGAAAGAGAAGTAGAGACAACTAGCAGTCTCGAAGTACCAAAAATTGGTTTCTGAAAGAGAGTTCTAATCACACCAAGAAAAAATGATTTAGATAAGCCTGTAGGCTGAATCAGGGTATTTCCCATCTTCAATTTATGGTCAATCCATGATTTGTTAAACAGGCAAAGCTGATGCAATCCAGAGGGTCCATAACAAAACACTTTCCTACCTTAAACGATTAGCTCCAAATGCATCGCTGAATGATATCAGATCATCTATGTAATCCATCTCGAATCCTGCTACCAAAGCACGAGCATAAGCCATTGCTTGCTCTTTCCTTAGTACAGCCCTCCGAGTTTCCAAGGCACGCAAAAGTTGAACCCTGTAAATTACAAGCAGCAAACAATTAT
The DNA window shown above is from Coffea arabica cultivar ET-39 chromosome 5e, Coffea Arabica ET-39 HiFi, whole genome shotgun sequence and carries:
- the LOC140004047 gene encoding COP1-interacting protein 7-like isoform X1; this encodes MDSRTHLDYVLFQLTPTRTRCDLVIFAGNKNEKLASGLLEPFLSHLKSAKDQISKGGYSITLRPTSNNASWFTKATLERFVRFVSTPEVLERFVTIEREITQIEDSILLNEQANGQIDADAGNMSLAVANTKGSAAQAKVESSGNGDATQEENSKVQLLRALETRRAVLRKEQAMAYARALVAGFEMDYIDDLISFSDAFGANRLREACNNFMELCNKKSDDRIWMDEVAAMQAFSPEFSYLGTSGIIIAGEGNDGALSSRQPNGQVDAPASDSTTSPGSLETNPDNGLPKATFAQSSQVPPWAQYMHNFQGPAFQQFPPYQGYFYPGMQVPPSYFPGNGPWPSGTEESGLGHHADDDRKSKSVSKNKDKFSNRRKERTSKHSDSNEPSYSSSASDSEDYEDDGKRHSLDQLPKKSGKSSSRKVVIRNINYITSKRSGERESNSEVDSSDEDGFIDANSLKQQVDEALGSFDKRHKSTSGKNRKRDGIKKHINETDGLANRDIENISAAITDGEKRTQEWDVFQSLLMKDADSDSRAIDTSQSTGEYHEYMTNKFSGGQKFSSFSVVAEDVPRNRGIATDAFLLGKRSVADEGIPNMANFDAGENVRAVVKSGTADEELLLSQRFVGSEAHRQATLSDWGTESSIMKSQREENWFVGNRPDISGDHTMFNGQNTPAYGVEPLQIKESNKDVLVDDSFMIQAGPVGGPSIDEQKTDIFLEADMAGANQHDTSRPDDAQDKIRTNNDYEPDDLYMVLGRHSVAEQVAAPWNPEMDYNDNSLAEAVKQQSDVETNDSIDVKKLQNVKSTNTTTGKSQVRSKTTAGLLSRSRSELLSKSGNTPSRSKTMVHRSKTDQEEENRKKMEELRIQRQKRIAERSATKASPAVTSRMTTKENKKATLSANNGETKVQASTQETTKLHKPVFRSSTIDRLSAARTSDLRSSSESKAGQTKKATMKDSGPQNKKVNQEKLIFSDKKTGAKDSNKYSSISDAPGSDDMAAVKSLQNKQSRPKATPGGLREEAEDIKELHSISSIDKTERERDLPVPIENHSAQTEPLSVNVEDTTKASLVTNDYTGSKPEMSGYELPSTASDVMEDIMVSENFPVLPKVSVSEVSTPPQKCDTSPEYHSRKKWNNGETSPKISKGFRKLLLFGRKS
- the LOC140004047 gene encoding COP1-interacting protein 7-like isoform X4, encoding MDSRTHLDYVLFQLTPTRTRCDLVIFAGNKNEKLASGLLEPFLSHLKSAKDQISKGGYSITLRPTSNNASWFTKATLERFVRFVSTPEVLERFVTIEREITQIEDSILLNEQANGQIDADAGNMSLAVANTKGSAAQAKVESSGNGDATQEENSKVQLLRALETRRAVLRKEQAMAYARALVAGFEMDYIDDLISFSDAFGANRLREACNNFMELCNKKSDDRIWMDEVAAMQAFSPEFSYLGTSGIIIAGEGNDGALSSRQPNGQVDAPASDSTTSPGSLETNPDNGLPKATFAQSSQVPPWAQYMHNFQGPAFQQFPPYQGYFYPGMQVPPSYFPGNGPWPSGTEESGLGHHADDDRKSKSVSKNKDKFSNRRKERTSKHSDSNEPSYSSSASDSEDYEDDGKRHSLDQLPKKSGKSSSRKVVIRNINYITSKRSGERESNSEVDSSDEDGFIDANSLKQQVDEALGSFDKRHKSTSGKNRKRDGIKKHINETDGLANRDIENISAAITDGEKRTQEWDVFQSLLMKDADSDSRAIDTSQSTGEYHEYMTNKFSGGQKFSSFSVVAEDVPRNRGIATDAFLLGKRSVADEGIPNMANFDAGENVRAVVKSGTADEELLLSQRFVGSEAHRQATLSDWGTESSIMKSQREENWFVGNRPDISGDHTMFNGQNTPAYGVEPLQIKESNKDVLVDDSFMIQAGPVGGPSIDEQKTDIFLEADMAGANQHDTSRPDDAQDKIRTNNDYEPDDLYMVLGRHSVAEQVAAPWNPEMDYNDNSLAEAVKQQSDVETNDSIDVKKLQNVKSTNTTTGKSQVRSKTTAGLLSRSRSELLSKSGNTPSRSKTMVHRSKTDQEEENRKKMEELRIQRQKRIAERSATKASPAVTSRMTTKENKKATLSANNGETKVQASTQETTKLHKPVFRSSTIDRLSAARTSDLRSSSESKAGQTKKATMKDSGPQNKKQ
- the LOC140004047 gene encoding COP1-interacting protein 7-like isoform X5; translation: MDSRTHLDYVLFQLTPTRTRCDLVIFAGNKNEKLASGLLEPFLSHLKSAKDQISKGGYSITLRPTSNNASWFTKATLERFVRFVSTPEVLERFVTIEREITQIEDSILLNEQANGQIDADAGNMSLAVANTKGSAAQAKVESSGNGDATQEENSKVQLLRALETRRAVLRKEQAMAYARALVAGFEMDYIDDLISFSDAFGANRLREACNNFMELCNKKSDDRIWMDEVAAMQAFSPEFSYLGTSGIIIAGEGNDGALSSRQPNGQVDAPASDSTTSPGSLETNPDNGLPKATFAQSSQVPPWAQYMHNFQGPAFQQFPPYQGYFYPGMQVPPSYFPGNGPWPSGTEESGLGHHADDDRKSKSVSKNKDKFSNRRKERTSKHSDSNEPSYSSSASDSEDYEDDGKRHSLDQLPKKSGKSSSRKVVIRNINYITSKRSGERESNSEVDSSDEDGFIDANSLKQQVDEALGSFDKRHKSTSGKNRKRDGIKKHINETDGLANRDIENISAAITDGEKRTQEWDVFQSLLMKDADSDSRAIDTSQSTGEYHEYMTNKFSGGQKFSSFSVVAEDVPRNRGIATDAFLLGKRSVADEGIPNMANFDAGENVRAVVKSGTADEELLLSQRFVGSEAHRQATLSDWGTESSIMKSQREENWFVGNRPDISGDHTMFNGQNTPAYGVEPLQIKESNKDVLVDDSFMIQAGPVGGPSIDEQKTDIFLEADMAGANQHDTSRPDDAQDKIRTNNDYEPDDLYMVLGRHSVAEQVAAPWNPEMDYNDNSLAEAVKQQSDVETNDSIDVKKLQNVKSTNTTTGKSQVRSKTTAGLLSRSRSELLSKSGNTPSRSKTMVHRSKTDQEEENRKKMEELRIQRQKRIAERSATKASPAVTSRMTTKENKKATLSANNGETKVQASTQETTKLHKPVFRSSTIDRLSAARTSDLRSSSESKAGQTKKATMKDSGPQNKK
- the LOC140004047 gene encoding COP1-interacting protein 7-like isoform X6, which translates into the protein MDSRTHLDYVLFQLTPTRTRCDLVIFAGNKNEKLASGLLEPFLSHLKSAKDQISKGGYSITLRPTSNNASWFTKATLERFVRFVSTPEVLERFVTIEREITQIEDSILLNEQANGQIDADAGNMSLAVANTKGSAAQAKVESSGNGDATQEENSKVQLLRALETRRAVLRKEQAMAYARALVAGFEMDYIDDLISFSDAFGANRLREACNNFMELCNKKSDDRIWMDEVAAMQAFSPEFSYLGTSGIIIAGEGNDGALSSRQPNGQVDAPASDSTTSPGSLETNPDNGLPKATFAQSSQVPPWAQYMHNFQGPAFQQFPPYQGYFYPGMQVPPSYFPGNGPWPSGTEESGLGHHADDDRKSKSVSKNKDKFSNRRKERTSKHSDSNEPSYSSSASDSEDYEDDGKRHSLDQLPKKSGKSSSRKVVIRNINYITSKRSGERESNSEVDSSDEDGFIDANSLKQQVDEALGSFDKRHKSTSGKNRKRDGIKKHINETDGLANRDIENISAAITDGEKRTQEWDVFQSLLMKDADSDSRAIDTSQSTGEYHEYMTNKFSGGQKFSSFSVVAEDVPRNRGIATDAFLLGKRSVADEGIPNMANFDAGENVRAVVKSGTADEELLLSQRFVGSEAHRQATLSDWGTESSIMKSQREENWFVGNRPDISGDHTMFNGQNTPAYGVEPLQIKESNKDVLVDDSFMIQAGPVGGPSIDEQKTDIFLEADMAGANQHDTSRPDDAQDKIRTNNDYEPDDLYMVLGRHSVAEQVAAPWNPEMDYNDNSLAEAVKQQSDVETNDSIDVKKLQNVKSTNTTTGKSQVRSKTTAGLLSRSRSELLSKSGNTPSRSKTMVHRSKTDQEEENRKKMEELRIQRQKRIAERSATKASPAVTSRMTTKENKKATLSANNGETKVQASTQETTKLHKPVFRSSTIDRLSAARTSDLRSSSESKAGQTKKATMKDSGPQNKK
- the LOC140004047 gene encoding COP1-interacting protein 7-like isoform X2 — translated: MDSRTHLDYVLFQLTPTRTRCDLVIFAGNKNEKLASGLLEPFLSHLKSAKDQISKGGYSITLRPTSNNASWFTKATLERFVRFVSTPEVLERFVTIEREITQIEDSILLNEQANGQIDADGNMSLAVANTKGSAAQAKVESSGNGDATQEENSKVQLLRALETRRAVLRKEQAMAYARALVAGFEMDYIDDLISFSDAFGANRLREACNNFMELCNKKSDDRIWMDEVAAMQAFSPEFSYLGTSGIIIAGEGNDGALSSRQPNGQVDAPASDSTTSPGSLETNPDNGLPKATFAQSSQVPPWAQYMHNFQGPAFQQFPPYQGYFYPGMQVPPSYFPGNGPWPSGTEESGLGHHADDDRKSKSVSKNKDKFSNRRKERTSKHSDSNEPSYSSSASDSEDYEDDGKRHSLDQLPKKSGKSSSRKVVIRNINYITSKRSGERESNSEVDSSDEDGFIDANSLKQQVDEALGSFDKRHKSTSGKNRKRDGIKKHINETDGLANRDIENISAAITDGEKRTQEWDVFQSLLMKDADSDSRAIDTSQSTGEYHEYMTNKFSGGQKFSSFSVVAEDVPRNRGIATDAFLLGKRSVADEGIPNMANFDAGENVRAVVKSGTADEELLLSQRFVGSEAHRQATLSDWGTESSIMKSQREENWFVGNRPDISGDHTMFNGQNTPAYGVEPLQIKESNKDVLVDDSFMIQAGPVGGPSIDEQKTDIFLEADMAGANQHDTSRPDDAQDKIRTNNDYEPDDLYMVLGRHSVAEQVAAPWNPEMDYNDNSLAEAVKQQSDVETNDSIDVKKLQNVKSTNTTTGKSQVRSKTTAGLLSRSRSELLSKSGNTPSRSKTMVHRSKTDQEEENRKKMEELRIQRQKRIAERSATKASPAVTSRMTTKENKKATLSANNGETKVQASTQETTKLHKPVFRSSTIDRLSAARTSDLRSSSESKAGQTKKATMKDSGPQNKKVNQEKLIFSDKKTGAKDSNKYSSISDAPGSDDMAAVKSLQNKQSRPKATPGGLREEAEDIKELHSISSIDKTERERDLPVPIENHSAQTEPLSVNVEDTTKASLVTNDYTGSKPEMSGYELPSTASDVMEDIMVSENFPVLPKVSVSEVSTPPQKCDTSPEYHSRKKWNNGETSPKISKGFRKLLLFGRKS
- the LOC140004047 gene encoding COP1-interacting protein 7-like isoform X3, whose translation is MDSRTHLDYVLFQLTPTRTRCDLVIFAGNKNEKLASGLLEPFLSHLKSAKDQISKGGYSITLRPTSNNASWFTKATLERFVRFVSTPEVLERFVTIEREITQIEDSILLNEQANGQIDADAGNMSLAVANTKGSAAQAKVESSGNGDATQEENSKVQLLRALETRRAVLRKEQAMAYARALVAGFEMDYIDDLISFSDAFGANRLREACNNFMELCNKKSDDRIWMDEVAAMQAFSPEFSYLGTSGIIIAGEGNDGALSSRQPNGQVDAPASDSTTSPGSLETNPDNGLPKATFAQSSQVPPWAQYMHNFQGPAFQQFPPYQGYFYPGMQVPPSYFPGNGPWPSGTEESGLGHHADDDRKSKSVSKNKDKFSNRRKERTSKHSDSNEPSYSSSASDSEDYEDDGKRHSLDQLPKKSGKSSSRKVVIRNINYITSKRSGERESNSEVDSSDEDGFIDANSLKQQVDEALGSFDKRHKSTSGKNRKRDGIKKHINETDGLANRDIENISAAITDGEKRTQEWDVFQSLLMKDADSDSRAIDTSQSTGEYHEYMTNKFSGGQKFSSFSVVAEDVPRNRGIATDAFLLGKRSVADEGIPNMANFDAGENVRAVVKSGTADEELLLSQRFVGSEAHRQATLSDWGTESSIMKSQREENWFVGNRPDISGDHTMFNGQNTPAYGVEPLQIKESNKDVLVDDSFMIQAGPVGGPSIDEQKTDIFLEADMAGANQHDTSRPDDAQDKIRTNNDYEPDDLYMVLGRHSVAEQVAAPWNPEMDYNDNSLAEAVKQQSDVETNDSIDVKKLQNVKSTNTTTGKSQVRSKTTAGLLSRSRSELLSKSGNTPSRSKTMVHRSKTDQEEENRKKMEELRIQRQKRIAERSATKASPAVTSRMTTKENKKATLSANNGETKVQASTQETTKLHKPVFRSSTIDRLSAARTSDLRSSSESKAGQTKKATMKDSGPQNKKVNQEKLIFSDKKTGAKDSNKYSSISDAPGSDDMAAVKSLQNKQSRPKATPGGLREEAEDIKELHSISSIDKTERERDLPVPIENHSAQTEPLSVNVEDTTKASLVTNDYTGSKPEMSGYELPSTASDVMEDIMRIKRAQL